From one Mya arenaria isolate MELC-2E11 chromosome 4, ASM2691426v1 genomic stretch:
- the LOC128232609 gene encoding homeobox protein DBX1-B-like — MFQNMMTPQMYQSLFRTLPLVPQPVSTSSASFLVENLLRESQSALISRPVTSLQAGVIGIPGINITGVPGLSLARGQETLNTATTSSSSNNVTPYLKFGVSAILGSDNNDNRSSPPRAYHSSPAHMPVSPVACPKPCSPTLGCQSCLPRQPTLYEHPFHGMFRHPYFAGSPLMPMPNAFSFLSQMRGKPRRGMLRRAVFSDMQRKGLEKMFQKQKYISKPDRKKLATKLGLKDSQVKIWFQNRRMKWRNSKERELLSSGGSRDNTLPNKNNPNPDLSDLNKPSNSDTDDHIDATFSSADGAETLPETTGSSPYEQMTMNSQEIFRQMDEVDDDLESLSDSGDEEIDVS; from the exons ATGTTTCAAAACATGATGACGCCGCAAATGTATCAAAGTTTATTTAGGACACTTCCGTTAGTTCCTCAGCCAGTGTCGACGTCGTCGGCTTCATTCTTAGTTGAAAATCTTCTCCGTGAAAGCCAGTCCGCACTTATATCCAGACCAGTTACAAGTTTACAGGCGGGTGTCATCGGGATTCCGGGTATAAACATTACCGGTGTGCCGGGGCTCTCCCTTGCGCGCGGACAGGAAACGTTAAACACGGCGACGACGTCATCATCAAGTAATAACGTGACGCCGTACTTGAAATTCGGCGTCAGTGCAATCCTTGGATCAGACAATAATGACAACAGATCTA GCCCACCACGGGCGTACCACAGCAGTCCCGCACACATGCCCGTGAGCCCCGTGGCGTGCCCGAAGCCCTGCAGTCCGACCCTAGGGTGCCAGTCCTGCCTCCCCCGCCAACCAACACTTTACGAGCATCCATTCCATGGCATGTTCAGACACCCGTACTTTGCCG GTTCGCCGCTGATGCCGATGCCGAACGCGTTCTCGTTCCTGAGCCAGATGCGGGGGAAGCCCCGGCGCGGGATGCTGCGGCGCGCAGTTTTCTCCGACATGCAGCGCAAGGGGCTCGAGAAAATGTTCCAGAAACAGAAGTACATCAGCAAACCTGACCGCAAAAAGCTGGCAACCAAATTGGGATTGAAGGATTCTCAG GTAAAGATCTGGTTCCAAAACAGAAGAATGAAATGGCGGAACTCGAAGGAGAGAGAACTGTTGTCTTCCGGTGGTTCCCGTGACAACACTCTACCGAATAAGAACAACCCTAACCCAGATCTGAGCGACCTGAACAAACCCTCCAACAGTGACACAGACGACCATATAGATGCCACCTTCAGCTCGGCAGATGGCGCAGAGACGTTACCGGAGACCACGGGCTCGAGCCCATATGAACAAATGACTATGAACTCGCAAGAAATATTCCGACAAATGGACGAAGTGGACGATGATTTAGAATCATTGTCTGATAGTGGGGATGAGGAAATTGACGTCTCCTAG
- the LOC128233052 gene encoding serine protease inhibitor dipetalogastin-like has protein sequence MILKGLVLVTIFFAARMDVQCFILCEMPNCTHVEHSPVCGTNQITYNNSCLLERQSTENICLKGDFNPIVKVYDGPCKKHDSTTSGSVIT, from the exons ATGATTTTGAAAGGATTGGTACTTGTCACAATATTCTTTGCTGCAA GAATGGACGTGCAATGCTTTATCCTGTGTGAAATGCCCAACTGTACACACGTTGAGCACAGTCCGGTGTGCGGGACAAACCAGATTACTTACAACAACTCCTGTCTACTAGAAAGGCAAAGCACTGAGAATATTTGTCT CAAAGGAGATTTTAACCCAATAGTCAAAGTTTATGATGGGCCCTGCAAGAAACACGACAGTACAACGTCTGGGTCTGTTATCACCTGA
- the LOC128233051 gene encoding acetoacetyl-CoA synthetase-like, protein MDAGERNDPMTMWKPDVGRLTRSTKLRKLINAKYGTCLENYRDFQRWSCENYAEFWAEVWDFTGVVHSRSYTSVVDKTKKITDIPEWFIGSQLNFAENLLRFDDDKVAIYSTGEGREKIEAITFKELGQKVAVYASAMRRLGVTVGDRVVGYIPNCPEAVIAMLAAASIGAIWSSTSPDFGVVGVLDRFSQIQPKMIFSVNAVHYNGKVYDHLEKLEKVVQGLPELEKVIVIPFVPSASCKISNIKSSIMLEDFLQSGIVDGQVPVLRFEQVPFSHPMFIMYSSGTTGAPKCMVHSVGGTLMKHLEEHMVQGDLTRDDVMMYYTTVGWMMWNWQVSVLAVGAAIVLYDGSPLVPHDNILWDIVDNVSVTALGTSAKWLAVMENKGLRPGTTHKLSSLRMILSTGSPLMPNSYDYVYREIKSDLLLGSITGGTDIIACFMGHTWDAPVYRGEIQQMLLGCDMATFDENGKRVYDEDGELVCFTPFPSMPTKFWNDPHGDKYRKAYFESYPGVWAHGDYCKFNSETGGFIMLGRSDGTLNPNGVRFGSSEIYYIVESFKEIQDSICVAQRCRDLSEERVILFLKMAPGAPFTPDLVNNVKTCIRKHLSARHVPAFVLPCTDIPYTISGKKVEVAVRRVIAGQEVLQKGALANPDCLLQYANIPELQGY, encoded by the exons ATGGATGCTGGGGAAAGAAATGACCCAATGACAATGTGGAAGCCGGACGTTGGTAGACTGACAAGGTCTACAAAGCTTAGAAAACTTATCAATGCCAAATATGGAACTTGTCTTg AGAACTACAGAGATTTTCAACGCTGGTCCTGTGAAAACTATGCTGAATTTTGGGCAGAGGTTTGGGACTTCACAGGGGTTGTCCACTCACGGTCGTACACTTCT GTTGTggacaaaacaaagaaaattacGGACATTCCTGAGTGGTTTATAGGGAGTCAACTGAACTTCGCTGAAAATCTTCTTAGATTTGATGATGACAAAGTGGCCATTTATTCCACAG GTGAAGGAAGAGAAAAGATCGAGGCAATAACATTCAAGGAACTTGGACAGAAGGTGGCAGTGTATGCATCAGCAATGAGGAGACTCGGTGTGACAGTTGGTGATAGGGTTGTAG GGTACATCCCCAACTGTCCTGAGGCGGTGATTGCGATGCTGGCTGCCGCCAGTATTGGGGCAATCTGGAGCTCTACCTCGCCTGACTTTGGCGTTGTT GGCGTGCTGGACAGATTCTCCCAGATCCAGCCCAAGATGATCTTCAGTGTGAACGCTGTCCACTACAATGGCAAGGTCTATGACCACCTCGAGAAACTGGAGAAAGTTGTACAGG GTTTACCTGAACTGGAAAAAGTTATAGTCATTCCATTTGTACCATCAGCTTCTTGTAAAATCAGCAACATTAAAAGCag CATAATGTTGGAAGATTTCCTGCAGTCGGGTATTGTTGATGGTCAGGTCCCAGTGCTGAGGTTTGAGCAGGTTCCATTCAGTCACCCCATGTTCATCATGTACTCCTCGGGCACCACAGGGGCTCCTAAATGTATGGTCCACTCTGTTGGG GGTACACTAATGAAGCACCTTGAGGAGCACATGGTACAGGGTGACCTTACAAGGGACGATGTCATGATGTATTACACTACA GTAGGTTGGATGATGTGGAACTGGCAGGTGTCAGTGCTGGCGGTGGGAGCTGCTATTGTCCTGTATGATGGATCTCCCCTTGTACCACATGATAACATCCTATGGGATATTGTTGACAATGTCAG TGTAACGGCCCTTGGCACCAGTGCAAAATGGTTGGCTGTGATGGAAAATAAAGGACTCAGACCAG GCACCACCCACAAGTTGTCGAGTCTACGTATGATCCTGTCAACTGGTTCCCCACTCATGCCCAACAGCTACGACTATGTGTACAGGGAGATCAAGAGCGACCTGCTGCTCGGGTCAATTACTG GTGGTACAGACATTATAGCCTGTTTTATGGGTCATACGTGGGATGCCCCGGTGTACAGGGGGGAAATACAGCAGATGCTTCTTGGTTGTGATATGGCCACCTTCGATGAAAATG GTAAACGTGTGTATGATGAGGATGGTGAACTGGTGTGTTTCACTCCCTTCCCCTCCATGCCAACCAAGTTCTGGAACGATCCCCATGGAGACAAATACAGGAAGGCTTACTTTGAATCCTACCCAG GTGTGTGGGCCCATGGTGACTACTGCAAGTTCAACAGCGAGACAGGGGGCTTCATCATGCTGGGGAGAAG TGATGGTACATTGAATCCAAATGGTGTGCGCTTTGGGAGCTCTGAAATATACTATATAG TGGAATCCTTCAAAGAAATTCAGGACAGCATCTGCGTAGCTCAGCGCTGCAGGGATCTCTCAGAAGAGCGGGTTATACTGTTCCTGAAGATGGCACCAGGGGCTCCGTTCACTCCAGATCTGGTTAACAACGTAAAGACCTGTATCAGGAAACACCTGTCAGCACGACATGTCCCTGCCTTTGTGCTTCCTTGTACGGACATTCCA TACACAATCAGTGGTAAGAAGGTGGAGGTGGCTGTCCGGCGTGTGATCGCGGGTCAAGAGGTTCTACAGAAGGGGGCACTGGCCAACCCCGACTGTCTACTACAGTATGCCAATATACCAGAGCTCCAGGGATACTGA
- the LOC128233078 gene encoding uncharacterized protein LOC128233078: MEKFILVIPLVTMFIVGVFSIPVREKRFWLQEIKCAEKINCTDEDYKPICCSNSKTYDNDCELRVENQKKYCTLSGDFSPLVMVHPGHCKDRSDTSDTPNDRSFFLDR, from the exons ATGGAGAAATTCATTTTGGTTATTCCTTTGGTTACGATGTTTATTGTTG GCGTGTTCAGTATACCAGTACGGGAGAAGCGGTTCTGGCTGCAGGAGATCAAATGCGCCGAGAAGATAAACTGTACGGACGAGGACTACAAGCCCATCTGTTGCTCCAACTCCAAAACATATGACAACGACTGTGAACTGAGAGTGGAGAATCAGAAGAAATACTGCACACT TAGTGGCGACTTCAGTCCCCTGGTAATGGTTCACCCTGGTCATTGCAAGGACCGCTCAGACACTTCCGACACCCCCAATGACAGGTCATTCTTTCTTGACCGATGA
- the LOC128232242 gene encoding uncharacterized protein LOC128232242, translating to MAGLPPGGVFELAICFDTTGSMSRVIDEVKGRVQDMIQRLQADIPAIRIAVLAHGDYCDAEVFYLEKHVDFTTNVAELTDFINNVDGTGGGDPEECYEYMMRLVRGLQWMAGSQRALVMIGDSVPHEPGYDLNTDNIDWRQEAREFASMGIKIYGVQAFEEEASAMFFEELAMVTSGEHLQLSNLSNIVDFIMAICYRERGAEYLDNYEAEVRAREARMGLNKDLEGLFGVLRRGDSGASLRRGHSNASLKKGNSNASLRRGNSNISLRRVNSAPSRTGSLVTAASTLSTMSAVAVPPTPISPITSTSTSSVVITASASVKRIRQPKRTVKSPAINQKKTLQGKPRVQKIGKTKSAVLKGLERQTVPDSKFLLKGRTVCQRWSQWKLAIRNDRTGSSTFQKVNPKAFVTPFWIKKRLFPRDALGRKALYEVAVQRGPHKRRQVVFCKACTIRTWTNWYKVIFNTKSVKIHLQKVLQTLGANVYVRRFRLDGFGKRQRELVQRFKVGRFYKYAWQSPGTPPSLTWAMQ from the exons ATGGCTGGACTTCCACCAGGGGGTGTCTTCGAGCTGGCCATTTGCTTTGACACAACTGGTTCCATGTCTCGCGTGATCGACGAAGTGAAGGGGCGCGTGCAGGATATGATCCAGCGGCTTCAGGCGGACATCCCCGCAATCCGTATCGCTGTTCTTGCCCACGGAGACTACTGCGATGCCGAGGTGTTTTACCTGGAGAAACATGTGGACTTCACCACGAACGTTGCGGAACTGACGGACTTTATCAACAATGTTGACGGTACGGGCGGGGGCGACCCGGAGGAGTGCTATGAGTACATGATGCGGCTCGTGCGGGGCCTGCAGTGGATGGCGGGCTCGCAGCGAGCGCTCGTGATGATCGGGGACTCCGTTCCGCACGAGCCAGGCTATGATCTGAACACCGACAACATAGACTGGCGACAGGAAGCGCGGGAATTCGCCAGCATG GGTATTAAGATATACGGCGTTCAGGCTTTTGAAGAGGAAGCCTCGGCGATGTTCTTTGAGGAGCTGGCCATGGTCACATCCGGGGAACATCTTCAGCTGAGCAACCTGTCCAATATCGTAGACTTCATCATGGCGATCTGCTATCGGGAGCGAGGTGCTGAATATCTAGAT AACTACGAGGCAGAGGTTAGGGCACGAGAGGCAAGAATGGGGCTTAACAAGGACTTGGAAGGGTTGTTCGGGGTGCTCCGGAGAGGAGATTCCGGCGCCTCTCTAAGAAGGGGTCACTCCAACGCCTCGCTTAAGAAAGGGAACTCCAATGCCTCACTCAGGCGGGGAAATTCCAATATCTCGCTCAGGAGGGTAAATTCCGCCCCATCACGGACGGGTTCCCTCGTCACTGCGGCCTCAACCCTGTCCACCATGTCTGCCGTGGCGGTACCGCCAACGCCCATCAGTCCTATAACATCCACCAGCACGTCGTCAGTGGTGATCACGGCATCTGCTTCTGTAAAGAGGATTAGGCAACCAAAACGTACCGTTAAATCACCAGCCatcaatcagaaaaaaacattacaagGTAAACCTCGTGTACAGAAAATCGGTAAAACGAAAAGTGCTGTGTTAAAAGGGTTAGAAAGACAAACAGTACCCGACtccaaatttcttttaaaaggaAGGACAGTGTGTCAAAGATGGTCGCAATGGAAATTGGCCATAAGAAATGATCGAACGGGCAGTAGCACGTTTCAGAAAGTCAATCCGAAAGCATTTGTTACACCTTTCTGGATAAAGAAAAGACTTTTTCCAAGAGACGCATTGGGCAGAAAAGCTCTGTATGAGGTGGCAGTACAACGAGGCCCACACAAGCGGAGACAGGTGGTGTTTTGTAAAGCTTGCACAATCAGGACGTGGACAAACTGGTACAAAGTCATATTCAACACCAAATCGGTGAAGATCCATTTGCAGAAGGTGTTACAGACACTTGGCGCCAATGTGTATGTGCGGCGTTTCCGCCTGGACGGATTCGGGAAGCGACAGAGAGAGCTCGTGCAGCGGTTCAAGGTTGGCCGGTTCTACAAGTATGCCTGGCAGTCCCCAGGGACGCCGCCCTCACTCACATGGGCGATGCAGTGA
- the LOC128232301 gene encoding MORN repeat-containing protein 3-like → MPMLKEPKAKQPLWKENDYKAQKKGIRNTVYSVNGDQYTGEWLNNLKDGKGTYKWKESACIYDGDWKKGKRNGFGTYSRPDTKHKGQFVKEYSGGWKNDMRHGYGTNFYTDEEYYEGEWYGDKRSGWGRMYYKDGTIYEGEWYDDKRNGQGMLRLPNENRYEGSWRDDKKNGPGKFYYLTNGQLYEGVWVDDIAKCGTMKDFDRNNAPEPTQYPIPKVELASVSGVLQESEEQFLHDQE, encoded by the exons ATGCCTATGTTAAAAGAACCAAAGGCGAAGCAGCCTTTGTGGAAGGAAAACGATTATAAAGCTCAGAAAAAGGGCATTCGTAATACGGTTTATTCAGTTAATGGTGACCAGTACACAGGAGAATGgctgaataatttaaaagacG GTAAAGGTACATACAAATGGAAAGAAAGTGCCTGTATATATGATGGAGATTGGAAAAAGGGAAAACGAAATGGATTTGGAACATACAGTCGACCAGACACCAAACATAAAGGGCAGTTTGTGAAAGAATATTCAGGAGGATGGAAAAATGATATGCGTCAT GGCTATGGAACCAACTTCTACACAGATGAAGAGTACTATGAAGGGGAGTGGTATGGGGACAAGCGAAGTGGTTGGGGAAGAATGTATTATAAAGATGGCACAATTTATGAAGGCGAGTGGTATGATGACAAGCGCAATGGTCAAGGCATGCTCAGATTAC CAAATGAAAACAGATATGAAGGTTCTTGGAGAGATGACAAGAAAAATGGACCTGGTAAATTTTATTACCTAACCAATGGACAGCTTTATGAGGGGGTGTGGGTGGATGATATTGCAAAGTGTGGAACAATGAAGGACTTTGACAGAAACAATGCACCTGAACCAACACAGTACCCCATTCCGAAG GTTGAACTGGCCAGTGTTAGTGGAGTATTACAGGAATCGGAGGAGCAGTTTCTACATGATCAAGAATAA